The Setaria viridis chromosome 9, Setaria_viridis_v4.0, whole genome shotgun sequence sequence TACTTTTCCCGTAAGGAAAAGACAACGATTAGCATTAAACTATGTTTAGCGATATGCTTAGTTATGCCAAAACCACAAGATAAGACACTACCGTACGGTACGTGCACAAGCAAAAACCCATTAACGCTAGTCGCCCAACTTTTTGACTTAACCGCATGGATTAAACAACCGTTAACCTGACGCTCCTTGCGCCGACGCAGCGCCAAGGCGAGAAGTTAACCACCGTGACCGTGAGAACGCCGGAGCGGCCAAAGCGGGCGAGCATCGGGAACCCTCCTGAGGGCGAAAAGACGGGGTACCCGTCGGCGTCGATGacctcaccggcgacggcgacgcgacACCACAGCATCCAGATCGAGGGCCACGTACGACCCAGTAATGGCGATTAGCGATGATAAAAGGGCAAAATTTCATCGGTGGCGGGTAGATTACATGACGCTGCAAATTACACCGGGGCGGAGAGAGTCGCTGCTGCCATTTACAGTCTGCTGGTACTGGACCTCGGGGGCACTGATTAAACTACTAGCTAACTGATAATTAACTAAGCTGCTAAACCCAAGCCATAGCTTTCTGGTATGACACAGCGGAGTTCGacggagggaggggcggcgtcgacggccggcgggcggagggAACGAGCTGGGCTCGCTCACATGACGGAGCAGGCGTTGGGGTTCTCGTCGCTGAACATCTGGGGCGCGTGGAGGTGGGCGCCACCGTATGGGtaggcgggcgggggcgggtaCTGGACGCCGGCGTTGGGGTAGAAGCTGGCGGGGTGGGGTGCCGGGGCGGCGCCGTAGTAGCCCCCGGGGGCCGGGGGGTACGGCGCGTAGCTGCCGTAGTGCGGCGGCATCTGGTACATGCCGGCGTCGGCCATGGGCATGGGCGCCACCGACGCAGAAGCGGCACCGGCGGActtgtccttcttctcctcgccgccgccaccgccgtccttcttcttgtcgccgccgtcggccttGTCCTTCTTGTCATCACCCTTCTTGTCGCCGCCGTCCTTCTTGCCCGGCGCGACGACCTCCACGGTCCGGCTGAGCTTGTCCCTGAGGTAGcccggcagcgcggcggcgtccaTGGTGCCGGTCACCTTCACCAGGTCCTTGGCGGCGTCGATCACCACATCCTTCACACCTGGAACCAAAACAAAACATGTCAATTCAAATATTCGATCTGGGCGAGAAAGCTCGCAGCCTTTTGACGGTTCGTGCGGGGAATCCGCGGCGAGAACGAAGGGAAACCGCACCTTTGATCTTGTAGATGCGGCGCTTGATGCGGTCGATGCAGCCCTCGCAGTGCAGCCGGATCTTGAGCGTCACCGTctcctgaaagaaaaaaaagcagagTGATTTCAGTTTTTGCAGACATCGGAGGCTGACGAGAGCATGCATCAGCGGCAGTGGATTGGAATCATCGGCAGGTAACTGACCTCCTTGGGTTCCTtgggcttcttctcctccttgggCTTGTCGCcgcccttctccttcttctcggCCTTCTTGTCGCCGCCCTTCTCCTTGTCTGCCTTCTTCTCACCGCCACCCTTCTCTTTGTCCGCCTTCTTctcaccgccgccgtccgccttcttctccttctccttttccttgtccttcttgggcgggccggcgccggcggagacgATCTGGACGGGCTTCTTGGCCCTGGCCTCGATGCGCTCCTTGAGCTCCGCCGCGTCCGCCGGGCCGGTGACGgtcaccttgcccgccgccatGTCCGCGACCACGGACTCCACCCCTGCGCCGCCACAGAGGAAACAGACAACGGTCAGAAACAACAAATCCCACTCGCCGTGAGATGACAACGGCAAACCTGCGACACTCTCGAGCGCAGACTCACCTGGGGCGTGCTTGATGGCCCTGCGGACCTTGCCGGCGCATCCGGCGCAATGCAAGTCGACCTTGAGCACGATGGGCTgctgccccgccggcgccgccgcggcggcgtccttcttcttgtcgccgccgccgccggcggcgccatccttggccgccttcttctcctctcccATGGTGGTGTCTGGCGTCTAGCCTTGTCTGTGGCGGTGGTTACCGAGGGCGCTGGGCGCGGGGTTCGAGGTTGTAGGCTGTGGGGGGTTTTGGGGACGGAGGGGATCGAGTGCCGGGTGGGGGCGGCGTTAAATAGCCGGGGAGAGGGCACTCTGGGAGCGGGGCCGCGGGGGTGGGTGGGTGCAGTGatggcggaggggaggggaagaaaGAAATTTGCGGTTGCTGCGGCCTGCGGCTGCGTCTGCGGAGCGGGTCGGACCCGGGTGGGCGATGGAAGAACCGAAAGAATGCTGCGCGAAGCTGCTGACCGCGGAACGGCTTGGCTCGGATGGATGTGGACGTGTGTGCGTGCGCCGCCGTCAAGGCGTGCCGCTTAACGTTCCTTTCCGCGTTGCTTCCTTGGGCGTGCCGTTTTCCACGGACGGAATGGAATTGAAGACCTTTTATGGTCGTGGATTTCGCAGGAGTAAGTACAGCGCTGGTAGTTAATGGTTTTCTCGTCGGCAAGTTAAAAAACAGCTCTTCATGGTGTCACCAGCAGTGTCAATTTTGCTAAATCATCAAGACAAACTCCATCCCCAATCTATGATTTTGTGATGTGGGACTGTGATAaattttctctcctctctcccctctaTTCTTCGTTAGAGATCGTATCAACAACATATCTTGCATAACATCTGATTTCTTCACATTTTTCCATCTCTCCTCTTGCCACCTCAGATTTTTTCCTATATGCCACCATATTTAATGCTATGAAAACCAGCTGACACTGACCTTATCTTCCAAAATTAGAGATGAAAAACAACGTTAATGGTGCCACTGAACGAGTCGAACGTGACACCTGCCATCTGTACACTCAAATTTGCCATCTGTGCTTCTGGTAGCACTCTGCCTCCAATCATCAAGCACGTCGACGAAGGCTATGGCGCATGTGGCAACGACGCCGCAGTAATACTTTGGTCAGGCGGCGGCTCCCTCGCGGCGGATTCCGGCCGGGGGAGGCTGGTGCCTGGTTTCCTTCCCGGAACGGCCCAGGAGCCTACTGCATGGCCCCGCCGGTTTCGATTTAACTCCGCGCGCGCCGTGACCGGGGACGACACCAGCGGTACGGCACCCACGTGTGTTCcaccccgcgcgcgccgcgctggCTCCGTACGGGCCGTGCGGCCCACGGCGGATGATTCGAGCCCCCCGAGGCTTTTTCAAACGTCGGTTGGCGCTCACCACCGCGGAATCCACGCGCGCGGCAGCCGGACTGGCCCAGGAGCCTCTCCGGTTGTCACGGGCTGCTGGGCCTCGCGGCCTGACATGTGGGCTCGTCTGCTTCTTTGACGCCATGTCGGTCGGGCGGGGTTTTCTGGCGTAATAAGAGCTGGTTCTCTAGggcatgccaaaattttggcaagTCAAAATTTAGGCAAAAAAACTTGCTAATATTTGAGACGTTGTCAAATTTTGGTAGGCAAATTTTggcatgccaaaattttggTAGCCAACCAATCATGCTCTAAATCATTCGGTATCCGTCGTGTACAGTTTGGCACGACTTTGCCTCTTTCGAAAATAGCTCCAGCTCTGGTTCAATGGGTGAAGCAGCTATTTTTATTTTAGCTTGTTTTGTCTTGTTGAAAAAACGTTAGCAAAATAGCTTCTTCTGATTTTTAGAATGGGTAGAAGAGGTAAAATGCCCACAATACCATTTGTTTCTTTTCATTACTTCTCTCCtttcttcatatttttcttctatttttctcatttcgttcgttactttttcttctttatttatttctcttaccttcctatccatcttctctttcttcctcatTTCTTCCTCCGCTGCCCACTTTTCTTTCATCTTTCCCCTGCTCTGCTCCAGCACggcaaacggcaacacctcgcAGCGCCGGGTCTACTTCTGGTCACGCCACTCCTCGGCAcccctcaccgtcggcctgCTCCCACATGCTCAGCTCCGGCGCGCCCCATTCAGCTGCCCTGCTATACCCCCGCGTGCTGCATCTCCACGACCTGCTGCTGCATCCTCGCGTTTGCGCTGCCCCGCGGCTGCCCCCCGGTTCTGTGCCACCGCTGGAGATTGCGGCCGTCAAGGTAGAGCTGCTGGGCCGAGAGCTGGCGCTGAACCGCAACGCCGTCTCTGCGCTACCATCCCATTAGGTGCGGggtattttttttgccaaaaaacTACGAAGGAGGGGATGAGTCATGAGAAGCCACAATTTTTTGGCTCATGCCATCTTGTACAATCCAGTTGATGGCTTCTCCATGGTTTCAGCCCATGAGCCGTTTTGCTTTGCATCATTTGGGATGGCTTCACCAGAAGCGGCTCCCAAACGAGGGCTTAGAGCAGCTCCAAAAGCTCTCTTAAAATTGCTCCAAAACCTTATTTaggggaaaaataaaaaaacttacCTCCAACAGCACCCCATCCTTCCCATAAAAATGCACGGACGCCAAAAACACCTCTATCACCCCGCATATACGCGGGGTCCGGTCCATCCCCAATCGCCCCCAAACCAGAATTTTTGGTGCCCATTCTCCATTGCAGCCACACGATCATCAGCATCGTCTCACTTGCTGCGGTCTCCATGGCGCCTCACTCCGCATCCAGCTACATCGTGTGGCTCCGGCAAACACTATGGCGGTGGCGGTCACGCGCCGCGGCGTGCGTGGCAGTGCGGCTGGCGAGGCGGTGGTCCTGGCGGGGCACGTGGCGgtgggcgtcggcggcgcgtcGTGGTGCGGGCGGGACACTTGAACCACCCGGTGTTCCGGGAGCTGCTCCGGCAAGTGGAGGAGGAGTACAGCTTCCCGTCCGGAGCCTGCGCGAGCCCCATCGCGCTCCCTGCGATGAGGGCCTCTTCAAGCACGTCCTCTGCCACCTCTCCTCCCTATCCAAGTCCTCCCTGTTCGTCACCCTCGAGGACCTCAAGAGCGGCGCGCTCTCCTTCTGCtgcgtcaccgccgccggcgactcGCTCCCACTCCTCCATGGCATCTCCGCCGACAAGGCTGTGTGGTGAACGCGCCAGCAGATGCAAGTCGCCCGCGCCATTGCGCGTATGTGTGCGACCATTTCGTCTTCCTttcgttttttcttcttttgctctcGCTCCCTCCATTTTCATCCAAGAGGAGCTGAGACGCGACGGGAACCAGCAAGTAAGATTGAgcgcggccggccggaggcggtgAAGTGAGATGACAGAGAGGTCTACATGCCGATGTGGacagttttgaagtattgggGAGTTTATTCTTGGAAATCTGCCGTGGGATGACATGATTTTGGAAGAATAAATTTTTAATAGAGCTCCCAATAGATAGTTTTGGGGGAGATTTTTTAGtagactcttggagttgctctgatTGTCTACTACGTGAGCGCGTGGGTAATAGGAGGATGTGGCCCAGTAGGCCCATTAATTTAATGGCTTATTCTCCTCCGGTCGTCGTTGTACTCGCTGGGCTTTGCGGTTGGCCCCAGAACTCTAATCTAATCGGTGAGCCCATGCACCGAACACCAGAGGACAAATGGGTACGCTGGCTTACCATGCAAACGTGTGTATTTTGTGGAGACGTACATCCCATCCTCCTGACAATGTCATAGATTAAACAGGAATCTAATAATCCCTCCTTTCTAAtttattcatagatattattatgcatctagatctATTGAaacaaaagctaaaacaaccttcaatttagaatggagggagtacaaattaAAGATAGATTTACAACCCCACGGCAGAACGCAGAGTTGCTTTGGGAGAAGGTGCAACACATGCTGTAAAATCTAGGAATTATGTTAACAAAATTTTCCCACTAAAAAGAAATTCAAGAAGCGCACGTTTTTATGAAAGTCAAGGTTTACAAATTTGGATAAACACCCAGACAAATTCAAAAGCGCTTCCAAGTGCTTATACGCCATATTGGTTCTGTAAGATACGTTTTTATGATCTGAGGGGGCCAATTTTACCACATCAGGACTAATATGTATAAGAAATTAAGAATTGTATAGAAGAAAAATACAATAggttagagcatctccaacggATCTCTCAAATTTGAACCCCTACTTCTAATAACTCTCATCCACATTTCACCTCCCTACTACTCTGCGCGCTCCAACCGATCTCTCATATGCCTCCCTACTTTCCAACCACCCctatttttatttatatctTGTAACTAACAACTTTACTATTTCATATGTATATAATGATAGTTTTTGCAACAACAATTCATGAAAGGACAATATTTACAATAAATGTTCTATAATTTCTTTTTATGCCATTTTTTAATGTTTATTTTTCGAATGCTAATAATCTACACATAATAAAGACAAACAAAAATGAACATGATAGCCTACAGATAGTGTTCGTACAAAGTCCACACAAATAAAATACATGATTTAAAGAAAATACATGGTGCATTAACGAGAAAATAATTCATGATCAATACATGTCCGCATGTCGGTTCCACAGGTGCTCGATTAGATCTTCTTGAAGTTGAGAATGGCCTTGCAAGTCTCTTATATTATGATGAACTTGGATGAAATCATGTAGTTCTTGAGTACGGTTACGCACTTCACGTGGTGTAGGTATCACAACTTGGCCGACACCGTCGTAGTGgaaatcttcatcttcatttcaCTCATCTTCAATAATCATGTTATGCATGATGACACAAGCCGTCATGATTTCTCTGAGCGTCTCTTTATCCCAGAAACGGGCTGGACCGCGAATAATAGCAAATCGAGCTTCTAGAACTCCGAATGCTCGTTCCACATCCTTCCTAGTTGCTTCTTGTCCCTTGGCGAAATATTTCCTCTTATTGCCTAGTGGTTGTGATATTGTCTTCACAAAGGTCGCCCATCGAGGATAGATGCCATCTGCAAGGTAATATCCCATCATATAATCATGATAATTGATGGTATAATTAACTGCAGGAGCTTCCCCTGTGCTAGCTTGGCAAACAAATGTGATCGGTGTAGAACATTGATATCATTGAGAGACCCCGGCAAACCAAAGAAAGCATGTCATATCCAAAGATCATGTGAAGCAACAGCTTCAAGGATGATTGTGGGCTCCTGCAAATGGCTCGTATGCATACCCTGCCATGCTGTAGGACAGTTTTTCCATTGCCAATGCATACAATCTATTGCCAATAGAAAGTAATCTAGCTGTGTCATGCTCATTTGGAGTCCTCAGATACTCATCTCCAAACACTTCAACCACAGCTCTGACAAACCTTCTTAGACTCTGTATAACAGTACTTTCACCAATATGAATGTAATGGTCCATGAAATCTGCAAGGAACTCCATGACTTATCATCATGTATGCTGCAGTAATCTTTTGCAAACATGATAGACCAAGGCGTCCATTTATATCTCTTTTTTGCACAAAATACTTATCATGTTGCTCTACAGCTTGCACAATTCGGATAAACAGAGAGCAAGCCATTCTAAACCTTCGCCGGAAGAAAGATGGTCCATAGGTCGGAGCGTCTGAAAACTCGGTCTCGATGAATGTACCGACGCCCAGGCACTGAAACACCCCACCGTGGAACATTCATAATAGCTTCATATTGAGTATGTGCTTGGTGTAGTGTTGTAAGAATGAGTTCATCGTCATCATAGTCGGAGGACGAGGAGTCTAAGAGGAAGAGACGACTCATTTTCCTGCATTGGCAAATCAAACGAAATATCAATTGATACTGAAACAAAAGGCAATTGCAATTGTATTGGAAAGAATCTGCTCTCTTTCTCCTGCTCCTACTCTCGCGGGCAAGTAGCAAGCAAAATCAATTTCCCCCTCTCACAGGCAAAATCAAGCACGCAGCACAAATCTCCTCACAGCAGCAAAATCAATCCTTTCTTCTACTCACAGCAGCACGGAGCAGCAGTAAAAATCAATTCCATCTCTGCTCCCGTCGATCTCTCTGGGCAAGCGGTGGTTCGGCAGGGCTGCGTGCCGTGCATCACCACGCCTCCGCACCTTCCGGCTTGCGGAGTTGCGAGATgtgcagg is a genomic window containing:
- the LOC117841006 gene encoding heavy metal-associated isoprenylated plant protein 6 — its product is MGEEKKAAKDGAAGGGGDKKKDAAAAAPAGQQPIVLKVDLHCAGCAGKVRRAIKHAPGVESVVADMAAGKVTVTGPADAAELKERIEARAKKPVQIVSAGAGPPKKDKEKEKEKKADGGGEKKADKEKGGGEKKADKEKGGDKKAEKKEKGGDKPKEEKKPKEPKEETVTLKIRLHCEGCIDRIKRRIYKIKGVKDVVIDAAKDLVKVTGTMDAAALPGYLRDKLSRTVEVVAPGKKDGGDKKGDDKKDKADGGDKKKDGGGGGEEKKDKSAGAASASVAPMPMADAGMYQMPPHYGSYAPYPPAPGGYYGAAPAPHPASFYPNAGVQYPPPPAYPYGGAHLHAPQMFSDENPNACSVM